In Haematobia irritans isolate KBUSLIRL chromosome 1, ASM5000362v1, whole genome shotgun sequence, a genomic segment contains:
- the LOC142222227 gene encoding cytochrome c oxidase subunit 7A2, mitochondrial-like: MIQIVLPLIVKRTNFIGTLGTTRTIRRYKCSIPEKMINLQKKFQEKNNVPIHLKGGAKDKLLYLTTMGLTGCGLFYTMIFLAGYIIND; the protein is encoded by the exons ATGATACAAATAGTTTTG CCCTTGATAGTAAAACGAACAAATTTCATTGGAACTCTTGGAACCACAAGAACCATACGCCGTTACAAATGTTCTATACCGGAGAAGATGATAAATTTACAAAAGAAATTTCAAGAGAAGAATAATGTTCCCATACACTTAAAAGGAGGAGCAAAAGATAAATTATTGTATCTTACTACCATGGGACTAACAGGATGTGGTCTATTTTATACTATGATATTTTTGGCTGGCTATATAATAAATGATTAA